Proteins encoded together in one Desulfosporosinus meridiei DSM 13257 window:
- a CDS encoding agmatine deiminase family protein, protein MHPNILNYKMPPEWSEHARTFISWPIKTSMCYPEEYDAVCEGYSEIIRAISEFEPVTVLVNANDYRSVSGKLGSKRVEILSVEHNDAWLRDNGPTFVISEDGDIAGVNWRFNAWGEKYAPWDLDDLLAAKVLNHLGLKQFDAPLVMEGGSFHVDGEGTLLTTEQCLLNANRNPHLTKDQIEAELMKYLNIRKVIWLKRGLDGDETDGHIDNLACFAAPGKILLQVCEDPLDDNYEITQENLAILQKEIDAQGRKLEIIPIQQPPKRYDSVSKTRLTLSYLNFYFVNEGIILPVFGGEANRTDELAVEVLNKAFPQRRIRRVNGMGIIREGGNVHCTTQQMPAGGFRV, encoded by the coding sequence ATGCATCCAAATATTTTAAACTATAAAATGCCTCCGGAATGGTCTGAACATGCACGAACATTTATTTCTTGGCCTATAAAGACGTCTATGTGTTATCCGGAAGAATACGATGCTGTCTGTGAAGGTTATAGTGAAATCATCCGGGCAATTTCCGAATTTGAGCCGGTAACAGTTTTAGTGAATGCAAATGATTATAGGTCGGTATCCGGTAAGCTCGGTTCCAAGAGAGTGGAAATTCTATCCGTTGAGCATAATGATGCGTGGCTGAGAGATAATGGGCCGACATTTGTTATTAGTGAAGATGGAGATATAGCCGGAGTCAACTGGAGATTTAATGCTTGGGGAGAAAAATATGCTCCCTGGGATTTAGATGACTTATTAGCTGCTAAAGTTCTCAATCACCTTGGATTAAAACAATTTGATGCTCCCCTGGTTATGGAGGGTGGCTCTTTCCATGTGGATGGGGAAGGCACACTTCTGACCACTGAGCAATGTCTCTTAAACGCTAATCGTAATCCCCACTTAACGAAAGATCAGATCGAAGCTGAGTTAATGAAATACTTGAACATCCGAAAAGTTATTTGGCTAAAAAGAGGACTAGATGGGGATGAGACGGATGGTCATATTGATAATCTAGCCTGCTTTGCAGCACCGGGTAAAATACTGCTCCAGGTTTGTGAGGATCCCTTGGATGATAATTATGAGATAACTCAAGAAAACTTAGCAATACTGCAGAAGGAGATAGACGCACAAGGAAGGAAGTTAGAAATAATCCCTATTCAACAGCCTCCTAAGAGATACGATTCTGTCTCGAAGACTCGGTTAACTTTGAGCTATTTAAACTTTTACTTTGTCAATGAAGGAATTATATTACCGGTTTTTGGAGGAGAAGCTAATAGAACTGATGAATTAGCGGTAGAAGTATTGAATAAGGCGTTCCCTCAGAGGAGGATTCGCCGGGTGAATGGAATGGGAATCATTCGTGAGGGTGGAAATGTCCATTGCACAACTCAACAGATGCCAGCGGGAGGATTTAGAGTATGA
- a CDS encoding methyl-accepting chemotaxis protein — MDNKLITSKSSINYGVRIKLLLGFLVVLLLTALVGIVGYYGVYKINQEAEDLGEHWLKATTSLAKVIEDTEDTRRYLLGGFLMRADAQAFQEHKTKFSITKVKWEQDFSDYNNYVTTPEGIAKSEEMRKSFNTFIEDAEQVWMLTQVGRDVEARPILTQKSKDSFDQLLKDMEDQMTSMAAGGASATHHAQTTKDSVVKLLLIFVVLAVLVGAVLSYVLAQHISKPLVAVTKVAQAVAEGDLSMEIQEVKNKDEIGVLSQAVSEMVHSLRAVIGEVLTQSESVAATSEELSAASEEATASSEQMAESLGLVASSSTRNATSMAETVNVIEELSANAQLVAKNAETVSQSSEKAAQAAELGAFQAENAVNKIEAVREVSAQSAEVIARLGDESKQIGQIVDVIRGIADQTNLLALNAAIEAARAGEQGRGFAVVAEEVRKLAEQSSNSTVQIANLIENIQRETELAIGVMEKGKVEVAAGVEAVNLAGSSFQTIVAEVNQVVRQIEQITEATKQMAVGTSAAAQSIEDIGLTSQQAASSSQEVAAASEEQAATMVSVSKSAEALAALGDKLMSAVVKFKL, encoded by the coding sequence ATGGACAACAAACTTATTACTTCCAAATCCTCTATAAACTATGGTGTCCGAATTAAATTATTGTTAGGGTTTCTGGTGGTTTTACTCTTGACCGCGTTAGTAGGTATTGTTGGTTACTATGGTGTTTACAAGATAAATCAGGAAGCTGAAGACTTAGGTGAGCATTGGTTGAAGGCAACAACCTCACTAGCCAAAGTCATTGAGGATACCGAAGATACTCGTCGCTATCTTTTGGGTGGATTTCTGATGCGTGCAGATGCCCAGGCCTTTCAGGAGCATAAGACTAAATTTTCAATCACAAAAGTCAAATGGGAGCAAGATTTTTCTGATTACAATAACTATGTTACAACTCCAGAAGGAATAGCAAAAAGCGAGGAGATGCGAAAATCCTTCAATACCTTTATAGAGGATGCAGAACAGGTCTGGATGTTGACTCAAGTTGGAAGGGATGTAGAGGCCAGACCCATTCTGACCCAAAAGAGTAAAGATAGTTTTGATCAGTTACTCAAAGATATGGAAGATCAGATGACTTCTATGGCTGCCGGGGGTGCCTCGGCAACTCATCATGCTCAAACTACTAAAGATTCCGTTGTAAAGTTGCTGTTAATTTTTGTTGTTCTTGCAGTTTTAGTTGGAGCAGTCTTGTCGTATGTATTGGCACAGCATATAAGTAAGCCCCTTGTCGCTGTTACGAAAGTTGCTCAGGCTGTGGCTGAAGGGGATCTGAGCATGGAAATTCAAGAGGTTAAGAATAAAGATGAAATCGGTGTCTTGTCTCAAGCTGTCAGCGAAATGGTTCACTCGCTGAGAGCGGTTATTGGGGAAGTATTAACTCAATCTGAAAGTGTGGCTGCAACTAGTGAGGAATTATCAGCAGCTTCAGAGGAAGCAACTGCTTCCAGTGAGCAAATGGCGGAAAGCCTTGGTTTAGTTGCATCAAGTTCAACCCGAAATGCTACTTCCATGGCTGAGACTGTTAACGTTATTGAAGAATTGTCCGCTAATGCTCAACTAGTAGCAAAAAATGCTGAGACTGTCAGTCAAAGTAGTGAAAAGGCAGCTCAGGCTGCTGAGTTGGGAGCTTTCCAAGCTGAGAATGCTGTAAACAAGATTGAAGCAGTTCGCGAGGTTTCAGCTCAATCTGCGGAGGTAATAGCTCGCTTAGGAGATGAATCAAAGCAAATCGGACAAATTGTTGATGTAATCAGAGGGATTGCCGATCAGACTAATTTACTTGCCCTTAATGCAGCAATTGAGGCTGCCAGAGCAGGAGAGCAAGGGCGAGGATTTGCAGTTGTTGCAGAAGAGGTTCGTAAATTAGCCGAACAATCGTCTAATTCAACTGTTCAAATTGCCAATCTAATCGAAAACATTCAAAGAGAGACAGAACTTGCTATCGGAGTAATGGAAAAGGGTAAAGTTGAAGTAGCTGCCGGAGTTGAAGCGGTTAATTTAGCCGGAAGTTCTTTTCAGACCATTGTTGCAGAGGTTAACCAAGTTGTTCGTCAAATTGAACAGATTACTGAGGCTACCAAACAAATGGCTGTGGGAACCTCAGCAGCAGCACAGTCTATTGAGGATATTGGTTTGACCTCTCAGCAGGCGGCATCCAGCTCGCA
- a CDS encoding hydantoinase/oxoprolinase family protein: MFKVAVDVGGTFADFIVRDEGGCAATAKIPSSIENPLEPIIRGLNELAEHFNITLEEFLAQTEKFTHGTTVGINALLQGQGAKTALITTEGFRDALELRRSRLNEQWDFSVSLPPVLVPRHLRIGLRERMDYRGVAVKPVDRTQIPMLAEFLRQEEVEAVAVCLLFACRNPKHEVEFKEHLQELLPNVFVTLSSELSSQLGEYERTSTTVLNARLSPILGKYLQDLRAHLRAKGLRVPISIAQNNGGLTDLTQAGRRAVNTLFSGPAGGVKGGWILARGQGLSDLVIGDMGGTSFDVSLIRQGMMELTPQAEIAGYPVQLPMLDIHTVGAGGGSIAWLDKGGMLKVGPQSAGAKPGPACYGLGGQEPTITDAALIMGLIDDRSFLGGRMVLNKELAYASIEKNVAKPLGLAVPEAAYAIYQVALSLMADAVYLMTVKKGYDPRSFALAAVGGALPLFATALAKGVGIRQVVVPELAPVFCAQGLFHSNFQFEGLRNLYEVLGEVPSLSWSKAMLELRFQADEELSRLGVSGDQREYTWSADLKYQDQHHEINIPVRGIVSDPEIWQQLTKEFHEAHERLYGYCQPENLLVLVNFRLVAQEKERLPQSGIEPRLEESFINANSIVGENTASPTSIEMQMVYLQGGFRKVKVFHWKDLRNGMDLPGPALIKKEYTTILLEENCQAKLDEAKNLIINIGKDRH; this comes from the coding sequence ATGTTTAAAGTTGCAGTCGATGTAGGCGGAACCTTTGCTGATTTTATTGTTCGTGATGAGGGGGGATGTGCCGCTACTGCAAAGATACCGTCTAGTATTGAGAACCCCCTTGAACCAATTATTCGTGGTTTGAATGAACTTGCGGAACATTTCAACATTACTCTTGAAGAATTCCTTGCCCAGACCGAAAAGTTTACTCACGGAACCACTGTCGGTATAAATGCTCTGCTACAGGGTCAAGGAGCAAAAACGGCCCTCATCACAACTGAGGGATTTCGTGATGCTTTAGAATTACGGCGTTCACGTTTAAATGAGCAATGGGATTTTAGTGTTTCTCTGCCTCCGGTTTTAGTTCCTCGTCATCTGCGGATTGGCTTGAGGGAACGGATGGATTACCGGGGCGTGGCAGTTAAACCTGTGGATAGAACACAAATTCCTATGCTTGCGGAATTTCTCCGTCAAGAAGAGGTGGAAGCTGTCGCAGTTTGTTTGCTGTTTGCTTGTCGGAATCCGAAGCATGAAGTTGAGTTTAAAGAACATCTTCAGGAACTTTTGCCAAATGTATTTGTCACACTCTCCTCGGAATTGTCTTCTCAGCTTGGAGAATATGAACGTACTTCGACAACCGTCTTAAACGCTCGTTTAAGCCCCATTCTCGGAAAATACTTACAAGATTTGCGGGCGCATTTGCGAGCTAAAGGACTGCGGGTTCCTATATCGATTGCTCAAAACAACGGCGGCCTTACTGACTTAACTCAAGCAGGTAGGCGTGCAGTAAACACTTTGTTTTCTGGTCCGGCAGGTGGAGTGAAAGGAGGTTGGATCCTGGCCCGGGGGCAAGGGTTATCTGACTTGGTAATCGGAGATATGGGGGGGACGAGTTTTGATGTTTCTTTAATACGGCAAGGTATGATGGAACTAACCCCTCAAGCAGAGATCGCAGGATACCCAGTCCAACTTCCTATGTTAGATATTCATACTGTAGGGGCTGGCGGAGGGAGTATTGCCTGGTTGGACAAGGGAGGGATGCTGAAGGTCGGTCCACAATCTGCAGGTGCTAAGCCCGGTCCGGCATGCTATGGGTTAGGTGGTCAAGAGCCGACGATTACGGATGCGGCCTTGATTATGGGGTTAATCGATGATCGAAGTTTTTTAGGTGGTCGGATGGTCTTAAATAAAGAATTAGCTTATGCTTCAATCGAAAAGAATGTAGCCAAACCATTGGGACTAGCTGTTCCGGAAGCAGCCTATGCTATTTATCAAGTAGCCCTTTCCTTAATGGCAGATGCTGTTTACTTAATGACTGTTAAAAAGGGATATGACCCCCGTTCCTTCGCTTTGGCGGCTGTTGGAGGCGCGCTACCCTTATTTGCAACTGCATTGGCCAAAGGAGTGGGGATAAGGCAAGTTGTGGTTCCGGAACTTGCCCCGGTTTTTTGTGCTCAGGGGTTATTTCACTCGAACTTTCAGTTCGAGGGTTTGCGTAACCTTTATGAAGTGTTAGGCGAAGTCCCAAGCCTAAGTTGGAGTAAGGCTATGCTGGAATTGAGATTTCAAGCTGATGAAGAACTATCTCGTTTGGGGGTAAGTGGGGATCAGCGTGAATACACGTGGTCTGCAGATTTAAAGTACCAGGATCAACATCACGAAATCAATATTCCCGTCAGAGGTATTGTAAGTGATCCAGAGATTTGGCAGCAGCTTACTAAGGAGTTTCATGAAGCTCACGAAAGACTTTATGGTTATTGTCAGCCTGAGAATTTATTAGTTTTAGTTAATTTCCGACTGGTTGCTCAAGAAAAGGAAAGGCTTCCACAGAGTGGAATAGAACCTAGACTTGAGGAAAGCTTTATAAATGCAAATAGTATTGTAGGAGAAAATACTGCTTCACCAACAAGTATCGAGATGCAAATGGTCTATCTACAAGGGGGCTTTCGAAAAGTGAAAGTATTCCATTGGAAAGATTTAAGGAATGGAATGGATTTACCAGGTCCCGCCCTGATAAAAAAGGAGTATACGACTATTCTATTAGAAGAGAACTGCCAGGCAAAACTAGATGAGGCCAAGAACTTAATCATTAATATTGGAAAGGACAGGCATTAA
- the mch gene encoding methenyltetrahydromethanopterin cyclohydrolase gives MFFSITERSNLSPNQLAFSFVNELVAKSELLRVNVQKINEATVVDCGVEAQGGWEAGVLFAKVCLGGLAKVNLYWSEFNGFRWPTAEVVTDHPVQACLASQYAGWPIQNGRQTAMGSGPGRAIIHKGNIYEVNGYEDYSDTAILCLESEELPTTEVVKYLSEELGCNPKNLYILVAPTASLVGSVQIAARALETGLSKLNVLGYDLERIESGWGTCPIPSVASSKRDALGRSNDGIFYGSTVLYNLRDEDETLKDLVGQLPFCASQHYERSFVEILNELGSFYDIDPAVYSAAKVWLCNLNSGRSFHAGVLRPDILCSAFGL, from the coding sequence ATGTTTTTTTCAATTACCGAACGATCGAATCTAAGTCCAAATCAGTTAGCATTTTCTTTCGTCAATGAATTGGTCGCCAAGAGTGAACTTCTGCGAGTCAACGTTCAAAAGATTAATGAGGCAACTGTTGTTGACTGCGGAGTTGAAGCCCAGGGCGGTTGGGAAGCAGGAGTGTTGTTTGCAAAAGTATGCCTAGGTGGGTTGGCGAAGGTTAATTTATATTGGTCAGAGTTTAATGGGTTCCGCTGGCCTACAGCTGAAGTTGTGACAGATCATCCAGTTCAAGCTTGTTTAGCGTCCCAATATGCTGGTTGGCCAATACAGAACGGAAGGCAAACAGCTATGGGTTCTGGCCCGGGGCGAGCAATTATACATAAAGGCAATATTTATGAAGTGAACGGCTATGAGGACTATTCCGATACGGCTATTCTATGTCTGGAAAGTGAGGAACTTCCAACAACTGAGGTAGTTAAATATCTCTCAGAGGAATTAGGATGTAATCCAAAAAATCTCTATATACTCGTTGCTCCCACAGCTTCTTTAGTAGGGTCAGTACAGATAGCTGCCCGAGCCTTGGAAACAGGTCTATCCAAACTTAATGTACTTGGCTATGATTTAGAAAGAATAGAATCCGGTTGGGGAACTTGTCCAATCCCTTCCGTAGCAAGCAGCAAACGTGACGCGTTAGGCAGGTCCAACGATGGGATTTTTTATGGTTCAACGGTACTTTATAACCTTAGGGATGAGGATGAAACCTTAAAAGATCTGGTAGGGCAGCTTCCATTTTGCGCTTCACAACATTATGAAAGGTCATTTGTTGAAATACTCAACGAATTAGGAAGTTTTTATGACATAGACCCAGCAGTTTATAGTGCAGCCAAAGTATGGTTGTGTAACTTGAATAGTGGCCGTTCATTTCACGCAGGGGTTTTACGTCCCGATATTTTGTGCAGTGCATTCGGTCTTTGA
- a CDS encoding response regulator translates to MSGYILVVDDQFGVRLLIHKVLEESGYNVKAVENGPECLKLAISLNRPSLILLDNRMPTMTGLQVLSILNQDEQAKNIPVIMISAESDIEETARCFGVRDFLSKPLDLNVLLKTVEETLECAL, encoded by the coding sequence TTGTCGGGATATATTTTAGTTGTGGATGACCAGTTTGGAGTGCGACTTCTTATTCATAAGGTTTTGGAAGAATCAGGCTATAATGTAAAAGCAGTAGAAAATGGACCGGAATGTTTGAAGCTTGCAATATCCTTAAACAGACCTTCTCTAATTTTACTGGACAATAGAATGCCAACAATGACGGGACTTCAAGTATTATCGATACTTAATCAAGATGAACAAGCTAAAAATATACCCGTCATTATGATAAGTGCTGAGTCTGATATTGAAGAAACCGCGCGATGCTTTGGAGTGCGGGATTTTTTAAGCAAGCCTTTGGACTTGAACGTTTTGCTTAAAACTGTTGAGGAGACCTTGGAGTGTGCACTTTAG
- a CDS encoding citrate/2-methylcitrate synthase has product MNNYDMESEALKKLSKMAEESGYIKPELYRRYEVKRGLRDLDGKGVLVGLTEIGEVHSYIMDEGEKVSVPGRLIYRGMDIRDIVKGFSEDDRFGFEETAYLLLFGNLPDQNAQKEFLQILSLYERLPEDFTRDVILKAPSKDIMNTLARSVLALYSFDENADDTSMPNVLKQCLKLIACFPSLAVYGYHAFNHYHGDQSLYIHSPRADLSIAENILAMLRPDSSYTKLEAQLLDLALVLHAEHGGGNNSSFVTHVVTSTGTDTYSAIAAAIGALKGPRHGGANIKVVQMFDDMKEKLKNWDDDEEIEHYLTQVLSKNEFDRSGLIYGIGHAVYSISDPRAVILKGYVAQLAQEKGLEDEFNLYAKVENLAPQVIAKFNTMYKTVSANVDFYSGFVYKMLNIPMEMFTPIFAISRIVGWSAHRIEEIANCGKIIRPAYKSVAPRRSYLKMDER; this is encoded by the coding sequence ATGAATAATTATGATATGGAATCTGAAGCCTTAAAGAAGTTGAGCAAAATGGCTGAAGAAAGTGGCTATATTAAGCCTGAACTATATCGTAGATATGAGGTCAAACGTGGGTTGCGTGATTTGGACGGAAAAGGGGTGTTAGTTGGTCTGACAGAAATCGGGGAAGTCCATTCATATATTATGGATGAGGGCGAAAAAGTTTCTGTTCCAGGGCGGTTAATATATCGGGGGATGGATATTAGAGATATTGTTAAGGGCTTTAGTGAGGATGACCGCTTCGGTTTTGAAGAGACAGCCTATTTGCTGCTCTTTGGAAATCTCCCGGATCAAAACGCTCAAAAAGAATTTTTGCAAATTCTATCACTTTATGAAAGGCTGCCAGAAGATTTTACTCGTGATGTAATATTAAAAGCTCCGAGCAAGGATATTATGAATACTTTAGCAAGAAGTGTTTTAGCACTTTACTCTTTTGATGAAAATGCCGATGATACTTCAATGCCAAATGTATTAAAGCAATGCCTTAAACTTATTGCTTGCTTTCCGTCCTTAGCTGTTTATGGCTATCATGCATTTAATCATTACCATGGAGATCAAAGTCTTTATATTCATAGCCCGAGGGCCGATTTAAGTATCGCTGAGAACATTTTAGCGATGCTAAGGCCGGATAGTAGTTATACTAAGTTAGAGGCACAACTGCTTGATTTAGCACTTGTTCTTCACGCCGAGCACGGTGGAGGAAATAATTCTTCTTTTGTTACTCATGTAGTTACTTCAACAGGGACGGATACTTATTCGGCAATTGCCGCAGCGATTGGAGCGCTTAAAGGACCCCGTCACGGAGGAGCTAATATTAAAGTTGTTCAAATGTTTGATGACATGAAAGAGAAGCTAAAGAACTGGGATGATGACGAGGAAATTGAGCATTATCTTACTCAGGTACTCTCTAAGAATGAGTTTGATCGTTCGGGATTAATTTATGGTATCGGACATGCTGTTTATTCCATATCAGATCCTCGAGCGGTTATACTCAAAGGCTATGTTGCACAGCTTGCTCAGGAAAAAGGTTTGGAGGACGAGTTTAATCTCTATGCTAAGGTAGAGAACCTTGCCCCACAGGTAATCGCAAAGTTTAATACTATGTATAAAACTGTAAGTGCTAATGTGGACTTTTACTCAGGTTTTGTATATAAGATGCTCAATATCCCAATGGAAATGTTCACTCCAATTTTTGCGATTTCCAGGATCGTTGGCTGGAGTGCGCATAGAATTGAGGAAATTGCTAACTGTGGAAAGATTATTCGACCAGCTTACAAAAGTGTGGCACCAAGGAGAAGTTATCTAAAGATGGATGAAAGATAA
- the aguB gene encoding N-carbamoylputrescine amidase: protein MRKVKVAATQMSCSQSIDANISKADELVRKAASQGAQIILLQELFETPYFCQKEKSSYYGYATELEQNKAVNHFKQVAKELQVVLPISFYEKKNYARYNSLAVIDANGEVLGKYRKSHIPDGPGYEEKFYFNPGDTGFKVWNTRFGKIGVGVCWDQWYPEAARCMALMGAEMLFYPTAIGSEPQDGLIDSKEHWQNCMLGHAAANLMPVIASNRIGVEEDDESSITFYGSSFIAGPQGNKLIEAGRTEETIIVAEFDLDQLEVQRLEWGVFRDRRPDLYKIIGTYDGEITIK, encoded by the coding sequence ATGAGAAAGGTTAAGGTAGCTGCAACTCAAATGAGCTGCAGCCAGAGTATCGATGCAAACATTTCAAAAGCAGATGAATTAGTAAGGAAAGCGGCAAGTCAGGGTGCTCAAATCATTTTGTTGCAAGAATTATTTGAAACTCCGTATTTCTGTCAGAAAGAAAAATCAAGCTACTATGGATATGCTACGGAACTTGAACAAAACAAAGCAGTTAATCATTTCAAACAGGTTGCTAAGGAGCTTCAGGTTGTGTTGCCGATTAGCTTCTATGAGAAAAAAAACTATGCCCGTTATAACTCTCTGGCAGTGATTGACGCTAATGGAGAAGTGTTGGGAAAATATCGCAAGAGTCATATACCGGACGGCCCTGGGTATGAGGAAAAGTTCTATTTTAATCCGGGAGATACTGGATTTAAAGTGTGGAATACTCGTTTCGGAAAAATTGGAGTGGGGGTTTGCTGGGATCAGTGGTACCCTGAAGCAGCTCGATGTATGGCACTGATGGGTGCCGAAATGCTTTTTTATCCCACAGCTATTGGCTCAGAGCCCCAAGATGGCCTGATCGATTCTAAAGAGCATTGGCAGAACTGTATGCTTGGGCATGCTGCCGCCAATCTAATGCCGGTGATTGCCTCGAACCGTATCGGAGTTGAGGAGGATGATGAATCAAGTATCACCTTCTATGGATCATCTTTTATTGCAGGCCCACAAGGAAATAAGCTTATTGAAGCTGGCCGCACAGAAGAAACTATAATTGTTGCGGAATTTGATCTGGATCAACTTGAAGTTCAGCGTCTTGAGTGGGGAGTTTTTCGAGATCGTCGACCTGATTTATATAAAATCATTGGAACCTATGATGGTGAGATAACAATTAAATAA
- a CDS encoding helix-turn-helix domain-containing protein, with translation MLSNNIQEVAGKNIRLFRQTKGLTQEKLAELVSVSSSYIGYLERGLRAPSLDLLARIGTALEVEPTDLLYTTENASDPTLKKLNALLVGKNPKSINFLYEVAMAYFVSTSDSV, from the coding sequence GTGTTGTCTAACAACATACAAGAGGTTGCTGGGAAAAATATACGTTTATTTCGACAGACAAAAGGCCTCACCCAAGAAAAACTTGCTGAATTAGTAAGTGTCAGTAGTTCCTATATAGGTTATCTTGAACGCGGCCTTAGAGCCCCTTCGCTAGACTTGCTAGCAAGAATAGGCACCGCTCTGGAAGTAGAACCTACCGATTTACTCTATACTACCGAAAATGCTTCTGATCCAACCCTTAAGAAGCTCAATGCCCTCTTAGTGGGAAAAAACCCTAAATCGATTAATTTTCTTTATGAAGTTGCAATGGCCTATTTTGTATCTACCAGCGATTCCGTTTAA
- a CDS encoding hydantoinase B/oxoprolinase family protein: protein MIAKIDEVIERAVIANRMDTITKEMGYALERSSRSPIFAEACDFACGICNGDGDLVSQINGIPILAAAGTFSIKEVIRKYSGQVEEGDVFIINDPYQGGNHLPDIGIITPLVVDEEVIFYCVSRAHHGDIGGSVAGSYNAKATEIFQEGLRIPPIKLVSKGQVINEVMDLITRNVRNPDMLQNDLWAQIGANKIGVRRLKELIHTYSSSKVKETVGYLLDHAERLTRQAIKELPDGDYVGEEWVDDDGFQLNPIRIKVTVRIRGEQMTLDFKGTDPQVKGFVNSAFVTSTTAAWIGALWALGSDIPRNSGAFRGIKVVLPEGSLVNPKDPAPVTLSTLTPASEIISAIFQALSSIKGVQLPAGFGRYCGPSFYGIDPRTQEFYVGFAFCALGSGGGTLGRDGYPYMAPLSNYGGVRAPNIEANEIQYPHLTLCHEMESNTAGSGKWRGGAGIRYSILFQGEPTNIVMFGDGMKIPPFGAASGKSGSLNYVEIKTVQGETICLASKESTRSLAHGTILTVVSSGGGGWGDPWQRDPERVWRDVLDEIITVDKAEQDYGVLIGQEGVDWAATNDRRSGNQR, encoded by the coding sequence ATGATTGCCAAAATAGATGAAGTAATCGAGCGGGCAGTGATTGCCAATCGTATGGACACCATCACCAAAGAAATGGGCTATGCTTTGGAGCGGTCGTCCCGTTCTCCGATATTTGCTGAGGCATGTGATTTCGCCTGTGGAATATGTAACGGTGATGGAGACTTAGTATCACAGATTAATGGTATTCCGATTTTAGCGGCTGCAGGGACCTTTAGCATAAAAGAAGTGATTCGAAAATACTCAGGGCAAGTTGAAGAAGGAGATGTCTTTATCATCAATGATCCTTACCAAGGAGGCAACCATCTTCCCGATATTGGGATAATCACACCCTTGGTTGTGGATGAAGAAGTTATCTTCTACTGTGTAAGCAGGGCTCATCACGGAGATATCGGTGGGTCTGTAGCAGGGAGTTACAATGCCAAAGCAACGGAGATTTTTCAGGAGGGGCTGCGCATTCCACCAATTAAGCTTGTCAGTAAAGGGCAAGTTATCAATGAGGTAATGGATCTGATCACCCGAAATGTCAGAAATCCTGACATGCTGCAAAATGATTTGTGGGCGCAAATAGGCGCCAACAAGATCGGGGTAAGGCGCCTGAAAGAATTAATCCATACCTACTCTTCCTCTAAGGTAAAGGAGACGGTGGGATACCTCTTAGACCATGCTGAAAGACTCACAAGACAAGCCATTAAGGAGTTGCCGGATGGGGACTATGTGGGTGAAGAATGGGTGGATGATGATGGTTTTCAACTAAATCCCATTAGAATAAAGGTTACAGTTAGAATTCGTGGAGAGCAGATGACCCTTGATTTTAAGGGTACTGATCCTCAAGTCAAAGGCTTCGTCAACTCAGCATTTGTGACAAGTACAACTGCGGCTTGGATTGGTGCTCTTTGGGCATTAGGTTCTGATATCCCTCGAAACAGCGGAGCCTTTCGAGGGATTAAGGTAGTATTGCCTGAAGGTAGTTTAGTCAATCCTAAGGATCCCGCCCCGGTTACTTTAAGTACATTGACCCCGGCAAGTGAAATAATAAGTGCCATATTTCAAGCTTTAAGTTCTATTAAAGGGGTACAATTGCCGGCAGGGTTTGGACGTTACTGTGGGCCATCATTTTACGGCATTGACCCTCGCACACAGGAATTTTATGTAGGTTTTGCGTTTTGTGCATTAGGATCAGGCGGAGGAACTTTAGGGAGAGATGGGTATCCCTATATGGCCCCTTTATCAAACTATGGAGGAGTACGTGCTCCCAACATTGAAGCCAACGAAATTCAATACCCCCATTTAACTTTGTGTCATGAAATGGAAAGCAATACCGCCGGCTCCGGAAAGTGGAGAGGGGGGGCAGGAATTCGTTATAGCATACTGTTTCAAGGGGAACCAACAAATATTGTGATGTTCGGGGATGGGATGAAAATCCCTCCGTTTGGAGCGGCCTCAGGAAAGTCAGGAAGTTTAAACTACGTTGAAATAAAAACAGTGCAAGGAGAGACAATTTGTCTTGCCAGTAAAGAAAGTACCCGTTCCTTAGCACACGGTACGATACTAACGGTTGTCTCATCAGGAGGCGGGGGCTGGGGAGATCCTTGGCAGAGAGATCCTGAGAGAGTATGGAGAGATGTCTTGGATGAAATTATTACAGTGGATAAAGCTGAGCAAGACTATGGGGTTTTGATAGGGCAAGAGGGTGTAGATTGGGCTGCAACCAACGATCGTCGTTCGGGGAATCAGCGGTAA